One Malassezia restricta chromosome III, complete sequence DNA segment encodes these proteins:
- a CDS encoding mitochondrial mRNA processing protein PET127, translating into MLILERARLTRPWSIVAFAAHTPFYLPHHHGISMAKRNRYKSTRASKLSRTSSRSSQKTTKDEQDTPKIPRKANVSYSKSKKQEKSALEDVQLPDISPVSAENSGLMTAVSIDKDATSSDNRSRQTTFLYGEEAKKARLVRFEQYEKERDISYRFGRLYDTDTAVEPVKPLRNMHVAKLEHGLDRVLFNPGVHWLRDQRTGTFNYTPEIQRVLDVDLFDYTTLPPYVTSSRDKELLYITKRQKKKYCGSTSSLTGLLSHCYFLLSRWKEPNLTGFSPSFQNLLTGFSEGSKMPVSIMLRYQTDGFYAIDADKNSDGEMDNTNYLLTTLGKSLEKFLTSSPDEYAQHKRVNSWKLGAEVREQQEAYHYAQSPKFLLRSQLDCYDERLPKRTFDLKTRAVVSIRNDRANYAEGCGYQIRFARGLWESFEREYWDMVRAAFLKYNFQARIGHMDGIFVAYHNTSEIFGFQYIDLEEMNLRLFGSNEMGDKAYHMSIGLLERILDVATENFPNETLSITMETRPGTGNMYVIVESTETSRILQLDVVLDRYLNNALVRGPVDFVQFCGPMTEAELEDMHCGRSKSKLSDVQWYVDYCITPRHDFPEKKTRQNLQEIRNRQRLMRTMTMPNVEMLDEREKERLYVLSKQPGALERFLHERENGQAIGMPLAPGQKTTRELIQREGLLNIESQGHSQPTTAVRWLRYLDPMTKRVRELSREGHRRLKQQLSK; encoded by the coding sequence ATGTTGATACTCGAGCGTGCAAGGCTGACGAGGCCATGGTCTATTGTCGCATTTGCGGCTCATACTCCATTTTACTTACCGCATCATCATGGCATTAGTATGGCCAAAAGAAATCGCTATAAAAGCACGCGAGCAAGTAAATTATCGCGCACTTCATCGCGGTCATCGCAGAAGACAACCAAGGATGAGCAAGATACCCCAAAGATACCCCGGAAAGCGAATGTAAGTTATTCCAAGTCGAAAAAGCAAGAGAAATCCGCTCTTGAAGACGTTCAGCTGCCCGACATTTCACCTGTTTCTGCGGAAAATTCTGGTCTCATGACGGCTGTTTCAATAGATAAGGACGCGACTTCAAGTGACAATAGATCAAGACAGACAACGTTCTTGTACGGTGAAGAGGCAAAAAAGGCTCGCTTGGTTCGATTTGAGCAATATGAAAAAGAACGTGATATCTCTTACCGATTCGGTCGGCTATATGACACGGATACAGCGGTGGAACCTGTCAAGCCACTCAGAAATATGCATGTGGCCAAACTAGAACACGGCCTTGATCGCGTCTTATTCAACCCAGGCGTGCACTGGCTGCGTGACCAGCGGACAGGCACTTTTAACTACACCCCGGAAATACAACGTGTACTGGATGTCGACTTGTTTGACTACACCACATTACCTCCGTACGTGACTTCAAGTCGTGATAAAGAGCTGTTGTATATTACAAAGCGGCAAAAGAAAAAGTACTGTGGCAGTACAAGTAGCTTAACGGGTTTATTGAGTCACTGTTACTTTTTGCTGAGCCGATGGAAAGAGCCCAATCTCACCGGTTTCAGCCCCAGCTTTCAAAATTTGCTCACTGGATTTAGCGAAGGCTCTAAAATGCCCGTCTCGATTATGCTGCGCTATCAGACGGACGGCTTTTACGCCATTGATGCCGATAAGAACTCGGACGGAGAAATGGACAATACTAATTACCTACTTACTACACTAGGAAAGAGTCTGGAAAAGTTTCTTACATCTTCGCCTGATGAATATGCACAGCACAAGCGTGTGAATAGCTGGAAGCTTGGTGCAGAAGTGCGTGAGCAGCAAGAAGCATATCATTATGCACAGTCGCCGAAGTTTCTTCTTCGCTCACAGCTAGATTGTTACGATGAGCGCTTACCCAAGCGCACCTTTGATCTTAAAACCCGGGCGGTTGTCTCTATTCGAAATGACCGTGCAAATTATGCTGAAGGGTGCGGTTACCAAATTCGGTTCGCACGAGGTCTATGGGAATCGTTCGAGCGAGAGTATTGGGATATGGTCCGTGCTGCCTTTCTCAAATACAATTTTCAAGCACGTATTGGGCACATGGATGGAATATTTGTGGCATATCATAACACGTCAGAAATTTTTGGATTCCAATACATTGACTTGGAAGAGATGAACTTGCGTCTCTTTGGAAGCAATGAGATGGGAGATAAAGCCTACCACATGTCTATTGGGCTCTTGGAACGTATTCTCGATGTGGCCACCGAGAATTTTCCCAATGAAACACTCAGTATCACGATGGAGACACGCCCTGGTACAGGAAACATGTATGTGATCGTGGAGTCAACAGAGACATCCCGAATTCTACAGCTGGATGTCGTGTTGGATCGGTACTTGAACAATGCCCTAGTTCGCGGCCCTGTGGACTTTGTCCAGTTTTGTGGACCGATGACCGAGGCTGAACTCGAGGATATGCATTGTGGTCGCTCTAAATCTAAACTGAGCGATGTGCAGTGGTATGTGGACTATTGCATTACCCCAAGACATGATTTTCCAGAGAAAAAGACTCGGCAAAATCTCCAGGAAATTCGCAACCGTCAACGACTGATGAGGACTATGACCATGCCTAATGTCGAGATGCTAGATGAGCGCGAAAAGGAGCGCCTCTATGTACTGTCCAAGCAACCAGGTGCTCTGGAACGGTTCTTGCATGAGCGTGAAAATGGTCAGGCGATTGGTATGCCTCTAGCACCTGGACAAAAGACGACACGGGAGCTTATTCAAAGAGAAGGGCTCCTGAACATTGAGTCACAGGGACATTCCCAACCCACGACTGCAGTCAGATGGCTTCGCTATTTGGATCCCATGACGAAACGCGTGCGGGAATTAAGTCGTGAGGGACACCGGAGACTGAAACAGCAGTTGTCCAAGTGA
- a CDS encoding capping protein (actin filament) muscle Z-line, alpha gives MSCSQDAVQACVNMLLQTPPGQENQVFNDIKGILAGTVSSDHVKDHARPVLLQYAHEQLLPVSIDLDGKSDYAIVCEAAKLDGKYYHPRLSCTFVYDPSQASADQVTPIPRPTSEAETLRAAVDEELSKYMHRHFHAGVCSTFLPSSHLSARQATSETASTPDADVQGRKESSVSSVHETETEQEEETNDETSQHCSTDQEFKSEVLPSPLTECASSKEAPEPVSIPTLTLHIVGNKYNLRNFWSGRWRSTYVFDLSTKAFTRADIRVHTHYFENGNVQMQTQYSDTMPAFQSTGSIAADVIRAIEAHEQHYQTKLFETTDLLREDAFKALRRTLPITREKVDWDKAVSYKIGAELTK, from the coding sequence ATGTCGTGTTCTCaggatgccgtgcaggcATGTGTAAACATGCTTCTCCAGACCCCGCCTGGACAAGAAAATCAGGTATTTAATGATATTAAAGGTATTCTGGCAGGTACCGTATCTTCAGACCACGTTAAGGATCATGCACGGCCTGTTCTTTTGCAGTACGCTCATGAACAATTACTGCCCGTATCAATAGACTTGGATGGTAAGAGTGATTATGCGATTGTGTGTGAAGCAGCAAAGTTAGATGGAAAGTACTACCATCCACGTCTATCTTGTACGTTTGTGTATGATCCTTCCCAGGCGTCTGCTGATCAGGTGACGCCTATACCCCGTCCCACTAGCGAGGCGGAGACTTTGCGCGCGGCGGTTGATGAGGAACTTTCCAAATATATGCACCGTCATTTTCATGCAGGAGTGTGCAGCACTTTTCTGCCGAGCTCTCACCTTTCTGCGCGACAAGCAACTTCAGAAACCGCATCCACACCGGACGCTGATGTCCAGGGACGAAAGGAAAGCTCTGTTTCATCTGTTCATGAAACAGAAACTGAGCAAGAGGAAGAAACCAATGATGAGACATCTCAACATTGTTCTACTGACCAGGAATTCAAATCTGAGGTGCTCCCGAGTCCACTGACTGAGTGTGCGTCGTCCAAGGAAGCCCCAGAACCTGTCTCCATCCCAACCTTGACACTACACATTGTCGGAAACAAGTACAATCTACGGAACTTTTGGTCAGGCCGGTGGCGCTCGACGTATGTGTTTGATTTGTCAACGAAAGCATTTACGCGGGCCGATATACGTGTCCACACACATTACTTCGAGAATGGCAACGTTCAAATGCAAACGCAATACTCCGATACCATGCCCGCCTTCCAGTCTACCGGCTCTATCGCCGCTGACGTGATCCGAGCGATTGAGGCCCATGAGCAACACTATCAAACCAAGCTCTTTGAGACAACGGATTTGCTGCGCGAAGATGCGTTCAAGGCACTGCGCCGTACTTTACCCATCACACGCGAAAAGGTCGATTGGGATAAGGCCGTCAGCTACAAGATTGGCGCCGAGTTGACCAAGTAG
- a CDS encoding derlin has translation MDLQNLPAFTSVWIAGALCLTMLEHLGFVSEHQLFFSTYYVFRKHQYWRIVTSFMYFGKIGLIFAIRILELIRFASDLEAHTFGPTRRAQYAWFLLCSSLSLLLVGSLLSIRFMSYPLSWILTYIWSRKSRHMHVTFLGVLTITAPYYPFIELLFTLVQSNVEFKDIMVGLLLGHLYYFLEELWPREMPSHGYHWIGTPQRWVELFEAPVAQ, from the exons ATGGATCTGCAAAACCTTCCTGCATTTACATCTGTATGGATAGCAGGTGCCTTGTGCTTGACAATGCTTGAACATCTTGGCTTCGTATCGGAGCATCAGTTGTTCTTTTCGACATATTATGTATTTCGAAAGCACCAGTATTGGCGCATTGTTACTTCATTCATGTATTTTGGTAAGATCGGATTGATCTTTGCCATTCGCATTCTTGAACTTATTCGCTTTGCGAGCGATTTAGAAGCGCATACCTTCGGTCcaacacgacgcgcacaATACGCTTGGTTCCTCCTTTGCTCATCATTATCACTCCTTTTGGTTGGATCTTTGCTCTCAATACGTTTCATGTCATACCCGCTCTCATGGATTCTCACATATATATGGAGCCGAAAAAGTCGGCATATGCATGTCACCTTCCTAGGTGTCCTCACGATAACTGCGCCATATTACCCTTTTATTGAGCTCCTCTTCACCCTTGTTCAGAGTAACGTGGAGTTCAAAGACATTATGGTGGGCCTGCTTTTAGGCCATTTATACTACTTTCTAGAAGAATTATGGCCGCGTGAGATGCCGTCGCATGGGTACCATTGGATCGGAACGCCACAGAGATG GGTGGAATTATTTGAGGCTCCAGTGGCGCAGTAA
- a CDS encoding folylpolyglutamate synthase, with the protein MQRGATRLWQTRWQIPRLYTTMPSATRNYAAAIDALNSLQSNSATIEAIRRSGKTVNELNEPEMTEYLQRIGHRRDELDRLNVIHITGTKGKGSTAAFCDALLQKARPPGAGKIGLYTSPHMVAARERIRIDGVPISEADFAKFFWEVWDRLEQNPHRALETTPLRPVYFRFMTILAFHVFISLEVSATLLEVGIGGMYDSTNIVQHPVVTGVTALGLDHTAILGHTLEEVAWQKAGIFKPGVPALSVEQPENAQAVLQKYAKQVQASSFQVVPVNRDLLHVKLGLPGDHQYSNASLALELIRTFVLSDIGKHRFPGASEKLGCTGASVPDLARVALSSAFWPGRCQVVPAKEAFHATYYLDGAHTVESVRVCVQWFVRETAQNKQPKVLVFNCTNGRSAYFLLGSMLEELKKCQVDAQTFFRRVFFCTNNTYADGGSASDLMSRSVDPKDIENMSVQRELLSSWCQLQGLEQDGVLSAHNANVRVDVVPSIEHVMAAVRDYGACASNTIPDVFVAGSLHLVGGFMSHLQARHMLNERLQSTHVA; encoded by the coding sequence ATGCAGCGAGGAGCGACGCGTCTCTGGCAGACACGTTGGCAAATCCCGCGGCTATACACAACCATGCCCAGTGCTACGCGTAACTATGCCGCTGCTATTGATGCGCTTAACTCGCTACAATCTAATTCTGCAACAATTGAGGCTATTAGAAGAAGTGGAAAGACTGTCAATGAGCTGAACGAGCCAGAAATGACCGAATACCTACAGCGAATTGGACACAGGCGCGATGAACTTGATCGTTTAAATGTGATACATATCACCGGTACAAAAGGAAAAGGATCAACAGCAGCATTTTGTGATGCGCTTCTACAAAAAGCACGCCCGCCTGGAGCGGGAAAAATCGGCTTGTACACGTCGCCTCATATGGTCGCAGCTCGTGAGCGGATCCGCATAGACGGCGTGCCCATATCCGAGGCAGACTTCGCCAAATTTTTTTGGGAGGTATGGGATCGCCTTGAGCAGAATCCCCATCGAGCCCTAGAAACAACCCCCCTCCGACCTGTTTATTTTCGATTCATGACCATTCTTGCCTTTCACGTGTTTATTTCTCTAGAGGTATCAGCCACACTACTGGAAGTAGGGATTGGCGGTATGTATGACTCCACGAATATTGTTCAGCACCCAGTGGTCACTGGTGTCACGGCGCTTGGTCTCGACCATACAGCTATTCTCGGGCATACATTGGAAGAAGTAGCCTGGCAAAAGGCTGGCATCTTTAAGCCAGGTGTTCCTGCTTTAAGCGTAGAACAGCCAGAGAATGCACAAGCTGTGCTCCAAAAGTATGCAAAACAAGTCCAGGCTTCGTCATTCCAAGTGGTCCCTGTAAATCGCGACTTGTTGCACGTCAAATTAGGACTGCCTGGTGATCATCAATACTCTAACGCGAGCTTAGCGTTGGAACTGATCCGAACATTTGTTCTTTCGGATATTGGCAAGCACCGATTCCCCGGTGCGTCTGAAAAGCTGGGATGCACTGGTGCATCAGTACCTGACCTAGCTCGTGTGGCATTATCCTCGGCATTCTGGCCTGGAAGATGTCAGGTCGTGCCTGCAAAAGAAGCGTTTCATGCAACGTATTATTTGGATGGAGCACACACGGTAGAAAGCGTTCGTGTTTGTGTGCAATGGTTCGTGCGAGAGACGGCGCAAAACAAGCAGCCCAAAGTTCTCGTATTCAACTGCACAAATGGACGCTCTGCATACTTCCTTCTTGGCTCTATGCTAGAAGAGCTGAAGAAGTGCCAGGTGGACGCACAGACCTTTTTCCGTCGCGTCTTTTTTTGCACCAACAATACTTATGCGGATGGTGGCTCTGCAAGCGATTTGATGTCGCGATCTGTGGATCCTAAAGATATTGAGAATATGTCTGTGCAAAGAGAGCTATTGAGCTCATGGTGTCAACTGCAAGGACTAGAACAGGATGGTGTTTTGTCCGCTCACAATGCCAATGTCCGTGTGGACGTCGTGCCCAGTATTGAGCATGTCATGGCGGCTGTCCGCGACTATGGAGCCTGTGCTTCAAATACAATCCCAGATGTTTTTGTTGCTGGGAGTTTACATCTTGTTGGTGGCTTTATGTCTCACTTGCAGGCGAGGCATATGTTGAATGAGCGGCTGCAAAGCACCCACGTAGCATGA
- a CDS encoding mitochondrial translocator assembly and maintenance protein 41, whose product MTLMRMVPRWGRLPAGVYRVKPMRSFYHRNASHIESEFVTPNARQFPASFVVPTAMPDMSQRTAEEAEHRKHILAILHGMNLPIMQYAFAYGSGVFSQAPLSRRDGGAPPMIDMVVAVKDPVHWHAANMLRNKSHYPWWTRWFGLWAIRAAQKMGAGLWYVPYVKVNNEIIKYGVISIEDLCKDLLYWNTLYVGGRMHKPIACLFDATNNRVPNAQQANLTSALRASLLLLPASFSEMELYRMLASLSYMGDFRMKVPGGENRNKVENIVKHQLPWFRIMYSTLLTRLRFVHVNHNEESFTMHQDKRPATLALVAINLPQTLRLRLVQHFQRQPHLHPVFHKCKDMDPEELMPATSANIRKLRDNPETRKKLYEDDDCEEADEWPYSTRFWLAVVQQPSFEDALREQIVQIVSEPTRIQSLKGLYTAGIGRSLRYLWSKMSKYSQSRKRVYGSGDKDKGRHSG is encoded by the coding sequence ATGACCTTGATGAGAATGGTGCCTAGATGGGGTCGACTGCCGGCGGGCGTGTATCGGGTCAAGCCGATGCGCTCATTCTACCATCGAAATGCATCGCACATCGAATCTGAATTTGTTACTCCTAACGCAAGGCAATTTCCTGCTTCGTTCGTGGTGCCGACAGCCATGCCTGACATGTCTCAGCGAACAGCTGAAGAAGCAGAGCATCGGAAGCATATTCTTGCAATTTTGCACGGAATGAACCTCCCCATAATGCAGTATGCTTTTGCATACGGATCTGGTGTATTTAGCCAAGCACCACTGTCCCGGAGAGATGGTGGGGCACCGCCCATGATTGATATGGTGGTGGCCGTGAAAGACCCGGTGCATTGGCATGCGGCCAATATGCTCAGGAACAAGTCGCATTATCCTTGGTGGACACGATGGTTTGGTTTATGGGCAATtcgtgctgcgcaaaaGATGGGCGCAGGACTGTGGTATGTACCGTACGTCAAGGTAAATAATGAGATTATCAAGTACGGTGTGATTTCGATTGAGGATTTGTGCAAGGATTTGTTGTACTGGAATACATTGTATGTGGGGGGACGCATGCACAAACCCATTGCATGCTTGTTTGATGCAACAAACAATCGCGTGCCAAATGCCCAGCAAGCGAACTTGACATCCGCGTTGCGTGCATCGCTCCTCTTGCTACCCGCATCATTCTCAGAGATGGAATTGTACCGTATGCTTGCGTCTCTAAGCTACATGGGCGACTTCCGCATGAAGGTACCGGGTGGTGAGAACCGCAACAAGGTGGAGAACATTGTCAAGCACCAGCTGCCCTGGTTCCGGATCATGTACTCGACCTTGCTCACAAGGCTTCGCTTCGTGCATGTGAATCACAATGAAGAATCATTTACGATGCACCAAGACAAGCGGCCAGCCACCCTCGCTCTCGTCGCGATAAACTTGCCTCAGACCTTGCGTCTCCGTCTCGTCCAGCATTTTCAGCGTCAGCCGCACTTGCATCCCGTCTTTCACAAGTGCAAGGATATGGACCCGGAGGAATTAATGCCCGCTACGTCGGCCAACATTCGAAAACTGCGGGATAACCCGGAGACGCGAAAAAAGCTTtacgaggacgacgactGTGAGGAAGCAGATGAATGGCCTTATTCCACGCGATTTTGGCTTGCAGTTGTTCAGCAGCCGTCATTTGAGGACGCTTTGCGTGAGCAAATCGTCCAGATCGTATCCGAACCCACGAGGATTCAATCACTGAAAGGACTCTATACGGCGGGTATCGGTCGCTCCCTGCGCTACCTGTGGTCTAAGATGAGTAAGTATAGCCAGAGTCGAAAGAGAGTCTATGGATCAGGGGACAAGGACAAAGGTAGGCATAGCGGTTAG
- a CDS encoding large subunit ribosomal protein L6e, with translation MARNSTVSPYVGRLGRSQLFSKKGGYKHTGRKPAAPVQEEPVTTKEKVVGGAKNAGKRVLPVNKAPRFYPADDVRAKKVSRKTPKPTKLRDSITPGTVLILLAGRFRGKRVVFLKQLESGLLLVTGPFKLNGVPIRRVNQAYVIATSTKLDISNVQIDDKLNDAYFRREKAAKVKAEASFFADPANKAPLAESKVADQKALDKDVLASIQNADPVMAKYLSTTFSLSKGDRPHALRF, from the coding sequence ATGGCCCGCAACAGCACTGTCAGCCCGTACGTTGGTCGTCTCGGCCGCAGCCAGCTGTTCTCGAAGAAGGGTGGCTACAAGCACACGGGCCGTAAGCCCGCCGCCCCTGTCCAGGAGGAGCCCGTCACGACCAAGGAGAAGGTTGTCGGTGGTGCAAAGAACGCTGGTAAGCGTGTGCTCCCTGTGAACAAGGCGCCTCGTTTCTACCCGGCAGACGACGTTCGTGCTAAGAAGGTGAGCCGCAAGACTCCCAAGCCCACGAAGCTTCGTGACAGCATTACGCCCGGTACTGTTCTGATTCTGCTGGCCGGTCGCTTCCGTGGCAAGCGCGTTGTTTTCCTCAAGCAACTCGAGAGCGGTCTCCTTCTTGTTACTGGTCCTTTCAAGCTGAACGGTGTGCCGATCCGCCGCGTGAACCAGGCATACGTCATTGCTACGAGCACGAAGCTCGACATCAGCAACGTCCAGATTGACGACAAGCTGAACGATGCATACTTCCGTCGTGAGAAGGCTGCCAAGGTGAAGGCGGAGGCCTCTTTCTTCGCTGACCCCGCTAACAAGGCCCCTCTCGCTGAGAGTAAGGTTGCTGACCAGAAGGCTCTTGACAAGGACGTGCTCGCGTCGATCCAGAACGCTGACCCCGTCATGGCCAAGTACCTTTCGACCACCTTCTCGCTCTCGAAGGGTGACAGGCCCCACGCTCTTCGCTTCTAA